The following are encoded together in the Acidovorax sp. KKS102 genome:
- a CDS encoding nucleotide sugar dehydrogenase, translated as MLTSIATKPRIAIIGLGYVGLPLAVEFGKHFPVVGFDIHQPRILELQSGYDRTQETSAQQIQAATQLQYSSNPKDLEDCNIYIVTVPTPVDDAKRPDLSTLIKASQTIGHAMRPGALVIYESTVYPGVTEDVCVPVLEGSSGLRFNHDFFCGYSPERVNPGDKINTLTRIRKITSGSTPEAAEAVDQLYRRIITAGTYQARSIRVAEAAKVIENTQRDLNIALMNELSILFNRLDIDTLEVLEAAGSKWNFVPFRPGLVGGHCIGVDPYYLTHKAEQVGYHPQIILAGRRINDNMAGYAARSTVKMMLRAGMDAPRCKVGVLGITFKENCPDIRNSKVVDLVRELQIWGMDVVVADPVANPQEVQLEYNIALGTIDEHHPVDALIVAVGHTSYRALSAEQLRAYCRHVSPVLADIKSLYDRDELAQAGFTVFRL; from the coding sequence ATGCTGACCTCCATCGCAACAAAACCCCGAATTGCCATCATCGGTCTTGGTTATGTTGGCCTGCCACTGGCCGTCGAGTTTGGCAAGCATTTTCCCGTTGTCGGTTTCGATATACACCAACCACGCATCCTTGAATTGCAATCAGGTTACGACCGAACGCAAGAAACAAGCGCGCAGCAGATACAGGCTGCCACGCAGTTGCAATACAGCTCAAACCCCAAAGATCTAGAAGACTGCAATATCTACATCGTGACAGTCCCCACGCCTGTGGACGATGCCAAGCGCCCAGATTTGTCGACGTTGATCAAAGCGAGTCAAACCATAGGGCACGCCATGCGCCCGGGTGCTCTGGTGATCTATGAGTCCACGGTCTACCCAGGCGTCACTGAAGATGTCTGTGTACCAGTGCTGGAGGGCTCCTCCGGATTGCGCTTCAACCATGACTTTTTTTGTGGCTATAGCCCAGAGCGCGTGAATCCTGGCGACAAGATCAATACGCTAACGCGCATCCGCAAGATCACAAGTGGCAGCACACCTGAAGCCGCGGAGGCTGTTGATCAACTCTACCGTCGCATCATCACTGCAGGCACTTACCAAGCGCGTAGCATCCGGGTTGCAGAAGCTGCCAAAGTCATAGAAAACACTCAGCGTGATCTGAACATTGCCTTGATGAACGAACTTTCAATATTGTTCAACCGGCTGGACATCGACACGCTAGAGGTCCTTGAAGCCGCTGGTAGCAAATGGAATTTCGTTCCTTTCCGACCAGGTCTGGTAGGTGGGCACTGCATTGGTGTGGACCCATACTATCTCACCCACAAGGCCGAGCAGGTAGGCTACCACCCGCAAATCATTCTGGCGGGCCGTCGCATCAACGACAACATGGCAGGCTACGCAGCGCGCAGCACGGTCAAGATGATGCTGCGCGCGGGCATGGATGCACCGCGCTGCAAAGTCGGGGTATTGGGGATCACCTTTAAGGAAAACTGCCCAGATATCCGTAACAGCAAGGTCGTCGATTTGGTGCGCGAGCTGCAAATCTGGGGCATGGACGTGGTGGTTGCCGATCCCGTTGCCAACCCACAAGAAGTGCAACTGGAATACAACATTGCGCTAGGAACCATCGACGAACACCACCCTGTAGACGCACTGATCGTGGCGGTTGGACATACTAGCTACCGAGCGCTTTCTGCCGAGCAACTTCGTGCTTACTGCCGCCATGTCAGCCCTGTGCTGGCAGACATCAAGTCGCTGTATGACCGCGACGAACTGGCCCAGGCAGGGTTTACCGTTTTTCGACTCTGA
- the trpB gene encoding tryptophan synthase subunit beta, translated as MNSYQQPDASGHFGPYGGSFVSETLTHAIQELREAYARYQNDPEFLAEFQYELKHFVGRPSPIYHAARTSREMGGAQIYLKREDLNHTGAHKINNVIGQAMLAKRMGKPRVIAETGAGQHGVATATICARYGLECVVYMGAEDVKRQSPNVYRMKLLGATVVPVESGSKTLKDALNDAMRDWVANVDNTFYIIGTVAGPHPYPMMVRDFQSVIGKECIEQMPAMLTEQKVLGQQPDAVIACVGGGSNAMGIFHPYIPFEKTRLIGVEAAGEGLESGKHSASLQKGSAGVLHGNRTFILQDDNGQITETHSISAGLDYPGVGPEHAWLQEIGRAEYVGITDQEALDAFHYLCRTEGIIPALESSHAVAYAMKLAKTMRPDQSILVNLSGRGDKDIGTVADLSGADFYCRPSCQGQSVKGGEQPIKVVK; from the coding sequence ATGAATTCCTATCAGCAACCTGATGCCTCCGGCCATTTCGGCCCCTACGGCGGCAGCTTCGTCAGCGAAACCCTGACCCACGCCATCCAGGAACTGCGCGAGGCCTACGCGCGCTACCAGAACGACCCGGAGTTTCTGGCCGAATTCCAGTACGAACTCAAGCACTTCGTTGGCCGCCCGTCTCCCATCTACCATGCGGCGCGCACCAGCCGCGAAATGGGCGGCGCGCAGATCTACCTCAAGCGCGAAGACCTGAACCACACCGGCGCGCACAAGATCAACAACGTGATCGGCCAGGCCATGCTGGCCAAGCGCATGGGCAAGCCCCGTGTGATTGCAGAAACCGGCGCGGGCCAGCACGGCGTGGCCACGGCCACCATCTGCGCCCGCTACGGCCTGGAATGCGTGGTGTACATGGGCGCCGAAGACGTGAAGCGCCAGAGCCCCAACGTGTACCGCATGAAGCTCCTGGGCGCCACGGTGGTGCCCGTGGAGTCCGGCAGCAAGACTCTGAAAGACGCACTGAACGACGCCATGCGCGACTGGGTAGCGAATGTGGACAACACCTTCTACATCATCGGCACCGTGGCGGGCCCACACCCCTACCCCATGATGGTGCGCGACTTCCAGAGCGTGATCGGCAAGGAATGCATTGAGCAAATGCCTGCTATGCTGACCGAGCAAAAGGTGCTGGGCCAGCAACCCGATGCCGTCATCGCCTGCGTGGGCGGCGGCAGCAATGCCATGGGTATCTTCCACCCCTATATCCCGTTCGAGAAAACGCGCCTGATTGGCGTGGAAGCTGCGGGTGAAGGCCTGGAGTCGGGCAAGCACTCCGCATCGCTGCAAAAAGGCAGCGCGGGCGTGCTGCACGGCAACCGCACCTTCATCTTGCAGGATGACAACGGCCAGATCACCGAAACCCACAGCATCAGCGCGGGCCTGGACTACCCCGGCGTAGGCCCCGAGCACGCCTGGTTGCAGGAGATCGGCCGCGCGGAGTACGTCGGCATCACCGACCAGGAAGCGCTGGACGCCTTCCACTACCTGTGCCGCACCGAGGGCATCATCCCTGCGCTCGAATCCAGCCACGCCGTGGCCTATGCCATGAAGCTGGCCAAAACCATGCGCCCAGACCAGTCGATCCTGGTCAACCTCTCGGGCCGGGGCGATAAGGACATCGGCACGGTGGCCGACCTGAGCGGCGCCGACTTTTACTGCCGACCCAGCTGCCAGGGGCAGTCCGTCAAGGGCGGCGAGCAACCCATCAAGGTGGTGAAATAA
- a CDS encoding LON peptidase substrate-binding domain-containing protein, with amino-acid sequence MTPPLTLSSLPLFPLGSVLFPDGVLALRVFEVRYLDMVRKCHQAGAPFGVVSLTQGQEVRQAGAPEERFNDIGTLAVIEQLETPQPGLITVLCRGSQRFRITQRRHLPHGLWTADVGHIERDLTVPVPEDLKKASTALAQVLNTLQVRDPGMPHLVTPTAAQLDDCGWVANRWCELLPVPLELKQRLMELDNPLVRLELVGDVLERTGIAPS; translated from the coding sequence ATGACCCCACCCCTCACCTTGTCGTCCCTGCCGCTTTTCCCCCTGGGCTCCGTCCTGTTCCCGGACGGGGTGCTGGCGCTGCGGGTGTTTGAGGTGCGCTACCTGGACATGGTGCGCAAGTGCCACCAAGCAGGCGCACCATTTGGCGTCGTCTCTCTCACCCAGGGACAGGAAGTACGCCAAGCTGGCGCACCGGAGGAACGCTTCAACGACATCGGCACCCTCGCCGTCATCGAGCAACTGGAAACACCACAGCCTGGACTGATCACTGTGCTATGCCGTGGTAGCCAGCGTTTTCGGATCACCCAGCGCCGCCACTTGCCACACGGTTTGTGGACAGCAGACGTAGGCCATATCGAACGGGATCTGACCGTACCGGTCCCAGAGGACCTCAAAAAGGCGTCAACGGCATTGGCGCAGGTTTTAAACACTCTCCAGGTACGCGACCCGGGCATGCCCCACTTGGTAACGCCTACCGCAGCGCAACTGGATGATTGCGGCTGGGTAGCCAACAGGTGGTGTGAATTGCTGCCCGTCCCCCTCGAGCTGAAACAGCGGTTGATGGAGCTGGACAATCCGCTGGTGCGTCTGGAATTGGTGGGGGATGTACTGGAGCGGACGGGGATAGCGCCGTCCTGA
- a CDS encoding YggT family protein: MLYQIASFLLDVVGGLLTGACLLRLYMQWQRVPFSNPVGGLVFALTDWLIMPLRRVIPPAGRWDVSSLVAAMLVQLVQYALLTLLLGAGSAWAWLPWLALFGLLRVAVSGLIGLLIVYAVLSWIQGGRSPLADVIARLCEPVLRPFRRVIPLMGGFDLSPLVALVVLQVAMIVLGHLQASVMR, from the coding sequence ATGCTCTATCAGATCGCCTCTTTCCTGCTTGATGTTGTTGGCGGCTTGCTGACCGGGGCCTGCCTCTTGCGGCTGTACATGCAGTGGCAGCGGGTGCCGTTTTCCAACCCCGTTGGTGGGTTGGTGTTTGCATTGACCGACTGGCTGATCATGCCGCTGCGCCGGGTGATACCACCGGCGGGGCGTTGGGATGTGTCCAGCCTGGTGGCAGCGATGCTCGTGCAACTGGTGCAGTACGCGTTGTTGACGTTGCTGCTGGGAGCTGGCTCGGCGTGGGCATGGTTGCCCTGGCTGGCCTTGTTCGGTCTGCTGCGCGTGGCGGTCTCGGGGCTGATCGGCCTGCTGATCGTCTATGCGGTCCTGTCCTGGATACAAGGCGGTCGTTCGCCGCTGGCCGATGTGATTGCACGGCTGTGCGAGCCCGTGTTGCGACCATTTCGCCGGGTGATTCCGCTGATGGGCGGCTTTGATCTGTCACCCTTGGTGGCGCTGGTGGTGCTGCAGGTCGCGATGATCGTTTTGGGCCATTTGCAGGCCAGTGTGATGCGTTGA
- a CDS encoding Gfo/Idh/MocA family protein — MKNFALIGAAGYIAPRHMRAIKDTGCRLSAAYDLNDSVGIIDSLAPEADFFTSFECFYEHAQTLRRSRANALDYVTVCSPNHLHHAHICAGLRLGADVICEKPLVPTPELLDELALVERETGKRVFNILQLRHHTAIIQLREKVRAAPSTTKFDVELTYITSRGKWYAESWKGDPRKSFGVATNIGVHFYDMLHFIFGALQRNVVHYRADSKAAGYLEYERARVRWFLSIDANDLPEDVKGKKPTYRNISISGDQLEFSEGFTDLHTASYREILADRGYGLADARHCIETVCAIRTAQPVRGADCEVHPYVARIGK, encoded by the coding sequence ATGAAAAATTTTGCACTGATAGGCGCTGCCGGCTACATTGCCCCACGCCACATGCGCGCCATCAAAGACACCGGCTGCCGCCTGAGCGCTGCCTATGACTTGAACGATTCTGTGGGCATCATCGACAGCCTGGCGCCTGAAGCGGACTTCTTCACCAGCTTTGAGTGCTTTTACGAACATGCCCAAACACTGCGACGTAGCCGGGCTAACGCATTGGACTATGTGACAGTGTGCTCGCCCAATCATTTGCACCATGCGCATATTTGCGCCGGCCTGCGCCTGGGCGCCGACGTGATCTGCGAAAAACCTCTGGTGCCCACCCCGGAACTGCTAGACGAACTGGCTCTGGTGGAGCGCGAAACGGGCAAGCGCGTGTTCAACATCCTGCAATTGCGCCACCACACCGCCATCATTCAACTGCGTGAAAAAGTACGGGCGGCCCCCTCCACCACCAAATTTGATGTCGAATTAACCTACATCACCAGCCGCGGCAAGTGGTATGCCGAGAGCTGGAAGGGCGACCCGCGCAAATCTTTTGGCGTGGCCACCAACATAGGCGTGCACTTCTACGACATGCTGCACTTTATCTTTGGAGCACTGCAGCGCAACGTGGTGCATTACAGGGCCGACTCCAAGGCCGCTGGCTACCTCGAATACGAACGAGCCCGCGTCCGCTGGTTCCTGTCAATCGACGCCAACGACCTGCCCGAAGACGTCAAAGGCAAAAAACCCACCTACCGCAACATCAGCATCAGCGGCGATCAGCTCGAATTTTCCGAAGGCTTTACCGACCTGCACACCGCCAGCTACCGCGAAATTTTGGCCGATCGCGGCTATGGCCTGGCCGATGCCCGTCACTGCATAGAGACCGTCTGCGCTATCCGCACAGCCCAGCCCGTGAGGGGTGCCGACTGCGAAGTGCACCCCTACGTGGCACGGATCGGCAAATAA
- the wbpD gene encoding UDP-2-acetamido-3-amino-2,3-dideoxy-D-glucuronate N-acetyltransferase — MTATYTVHPSAIVDDGAQIGEGSRVWHFVHVCAGARIGKDVSLGQNVFVGNKVIIGDHCKIQNNVSVYDNVTLEDGVFCGPSMVFTNVYNPRSLIERKSEYRNTLAKKGATLGANCTIVCGSTIGEYAFVGAGAVVNKDVPAYALMVGVPARQIGWMSEFGEQLDLPLQGPAETTCPHTGARYVLDGHTLTKLLA, encoded by the coding sequence ATGACCGCAACCTACACTGTCCACCCCAGCGCCATCGTCGACGATGGTGCGCAGATTGGCGAAGGATCCCGCGTTTGGCACTTTGTCCATGTTTGTGCCGGTGCACGCATAGGCAAAGACGTTTCACTAGGCCAAAACGTGTTTGTAGGCAACAAAGTCATCATTGGTGACCACTGCAAAATCCAGAACAACGTTAGCGTGTACGACAACGTCACACTGGAAGATGGCGTGTTCTGTGGCCCCAGCATGGTATTTACCAACGTCTACAACCCGCGCTCGCTAATTGAACGCAAAAGCGAATACCGCAATACCCTGGCCAAAAAGGGGGCCACCCTGGGCGCCAACTGCACCATCGTGTGTGGCTCCACCATTGGCGAATACGCCTTTGTGGGCGCGGGCGCCGTTGTCAACAAAGACGTGCCTGCCTACGCACTCATGGTAGGCGTGCCTGCGCGACAAATTGGCTGGATGAGCGAGTTTGGCGAGCAACTGGATCTCCCTCTGCAAGGCCCCGCTGAAACCACATGCCCCCATACCGGTGCCCGTTACGTGCTGGATGGCCACACCCTCACCAAATTGCTAGCGTAA
- the accD gene encoding acetyl-CoA carboxylase, carboxyltransferase subunit beta, with product MSWLEKLLPAKIQQTDPTERRQVPEGLWIKCPSCETVLYKADLEHNQNVCPHCSHHHRIGARARLDAFLDAEGRYEIGQEVLPVDALKFKDSRKYPERLKEALENTGETDALIVMGGAVKSINVVAACFEFDFMGGSMGSVVGERFVRGVETAIEQKVPFICFTATGGARMQEGLLSLMQMAKTNAALTRLAKKGLPYISVLTDPTMGGVSAGFAFVGDIVIAEPKALIGFAGPRVIESTVRVTLPEGFQRAEFLQTKGAVDFICDRRELRNTVASSLAMLQRLPADAVM from the coding sequence ATGTCCTGGCTCGAAAAACTTCTGCCCGCCAAAATCCAGCAAACCGACCCCACCGAGCGCCGCCAGGTGCCCGAAGGCCTCTGGATCAAGTGCCCGAGCTGCGAAACGGTGCTCTACAAGGCGGATCTGGAACACAACCAGAATGTCTGCCCCCATTGCAGCCACCACCACCGCATTGGCGCGCGCGCCCGCCTGGACGCCTTTCTGGACGCCGAAGGCCGCTACGAAATCGGCCAGGAAGTGCTGCCTGTGGATGCCCTCAAGTTCAAGGACAGCCGCAAGTACCCCGAGCGCCTGAAGGAAGCCCTGGAGAACACTGGCGAGACTGACGCTCTCATCGTCATGGGCGGCGCGGTCAAGAGCATCAACGTGGTCGCCGCCTGCTTCGAGTTCGACTTCATGGGCGGCTCCATGGGGTCCGTGGTGGGCGAGCGCTTTGTGCGCGGCGTGGAAACCGCCATCGAGCAGAAGGTGCCCTTTATCTGCTTCACCGCCACCGGCGGTGCGCGCATGCAGGAAGGCCTGCTGTCTCTCATGCAGATGGCCAAGACCAACGCGGCCCTCACCCGCTTGGCCAAGAAGGGCCTGCCCTACATTAGCGTGCTGACCGACCCGACCATGGGCGGCGTGAGCGCCGGCTTTGCCTTCGTGGGCGACATCGTGATTGCCGAGCCCAAGGCCTTGATCGGCTTTGCCGGCCCCCGAGTGATCGAATCCACCGTGCGCGTGACCCTGCCTGAGGGCTTTCAGCGTGCCGAATTCCTGCAGACCAAGGGCGCCGTGGACTTCATCTGCGACCGCCGCGAGCTGCGCAACACCGTCGCCAGCAGCCTGGCCATGCTGCAACGACTGCCCGCCGACGCGGTGATGTGA
- a CDS encoding IS481 family transposase, whose protein sequence is MLIALHKNARTTPAVRAEIAASNEPASVLAQRFGITEQTVYKWKKRSVFADRSHTAHHLQTVLTPAQETVVVHLRRTLLLPLDDLLAVTREFICPHVSRSGLDRCLRRHGAGNLNALKPQQPALAYKTFKSYEPGYVHMDVKYLPQMQDESSRRYLFVAIDRATRWVFVQLKSNKTAASAQAFLKALHKACPIRINKLLTDNGKEFTDRLFASREREPSGNHEFDQLCQELGIEHRLTKPRTPRTNGMVERFNGRIADVLKTHRFNSREDMEQTLLRYVALYNHQLPQSALKSSTPMQAMKEWYQTHPHLFHKRLYDRTGCDR, encoded by the coding sequence ATGTTGATAGCCCTGCACAAGAACGCCCGCACCACGCCCGCCGTGCGCGCCGAGATCGCAGCCAGCAATGAACCAGCCAGCGTCCTGGCCCAGCGCTTTGGGATCACTGAGCAGACGGTCTACAAGTGGAAGAAGCGTTCCGTCTTTGCAGACCGCTCTCACACTGCCCACCACCTGCAGACCGTGCTTACGCCAGCACAAGAAACAGTGGTGGTTCACTTGCGGCGTACCTTGCTGCTGCCTTTGGATGACCTGCTGGCCGTGACACGGGAGTTCATCTGTCCCCATGTCTCGCGCTCCGGGCTGGACAGGTGCTTGCGCCGCCATGGAGCGGGCAACCTCAATGCTCTAAAGCCCCAGCAGCCTGCGCTGGCCTACAAGACCTTCAAGAGCTACGAGCCAGGCTACGTGCACATGGACGTGAAGTACCTGCCCCAGATGCAGGATGAGAGCAGCCGGCGCTACCTGTTCGTGGCTATCGATAGGGCCACGCGTTGGGTGTTTGTGCAGCTCAAGTCCAACAAGACCGCCGCCAGTGCACAGGCCTTCCTCAAGGCGTTGCACAAGGCCTGTCCGATCAGGATCAACAAGCTGTTGACCGACAACGGCAAAGAGTTCACGGACCGTCTGTTTGCCAGCCGGGAACGCGAACCCAGCGGCAACCATGAATTCGATCAACTGTGCCAGGAGTTAGGCATCGAGCACCGACTGACCAAGCCCAGAACACCCAGAACCAACGGCATGGTGGAGCGATTTAACGGCCGCATTGCGGACGTTTTGAAGACCCACAGGTTCAACAGCCGCGAAGACATGGAGCAAACCCTGCTGCGCTATGTGGCCTTGTACAACCACCAGTTACCGCAGTCAGCGCTCAAGAGCAGTACGCCGATGCAGGCGATGAAAGAGTGGTACCAGACCCACCCGCACCTGTTTCACAAGCGACTATATGATCGTACGGGATGCGACAGATAG
- the trpA gene encoding tryptophan synthase subunit alpha, with protein MSRIASTFSALQAQGRKALIPYVTAGFPFADITPALMHGMVEAGADVIELGVPFSDPMADGPVIQKAGEKALSLGIGMVQVLDHVREFRKRNSTTPVVLMGYANPVERYDQKHGDGAFVRDSAAAGVDGVLIVDYPPEECEAFAASLRAHGMDLIFLLAPTSTNERMAQVARVASGYVYYVSLKGVTGSGALDTAAVEQMLPRIRQHVTIPVGVGFGIRDAATAQAIGKVADAVVIGSRIIQLIEDQEHAKVVPLTIDFLRGIRKALDA; from the coding sequence ATGAGCCGTATCGCATCCACCTTTTCTGCCCTGCAAGCCCAGGGCCGCAAGGCGCTGATTCCTTATGTGACCGCCGGTTTCCCGTTTGCCGACATCACCCCCGCGCTCATGCACGGCATGGTCGAGGCCGGTGCCGACGTGATCGAGCTGGGCGTGCCCTTTTCCGACCCCATGGCCGACGGCCCGGTGATCCAGAAGGCGGGTGAAAAAGCCCTCAGCCTGGGCATTGGCATGGTGCAGGTGCTCGACCATGTGCGTGAGTTCCGCAAGCGCAACAGCACCACGCCAGTGGTGTTGATGGGCTATGCCAACCCTGTGGAACGCTACGACCAGAAGCACGGTGATGGCGCGTTTGTGCGCGACTCTGCCGCTGCGGGCGTGGACGGCGTGCTCATCGTGGACTACCCGCCCGAAGAATGCGAAGCCTTTGCCGCCAGCCTGCGCGCGCACGGCATGGACCTGATCTTCCTGCTGGCCCCCACCAGCACGAATGAGCGCATGGCCCAGGTGGCGCGTGTGGCCAGCGGCTATGTGTATTACGTATCGCTCAAGGGCGTGACCGGCTCAGGCGCGCTGGACACGGCGGCCGTGGAGCAGATGCTGCCCCGTATTCGCCAGCACGTGACCATCCCGGTGGGTGTGGGCTTCGGCATCCGCGACGCCGCCACCGCCCAGGCCATCGGCAAGGTGGCCGATGCCGTGGTCATCGGCAGCCGCATCATCCAGTTGATTGAAGACCAGGAGCACGCCAAGGTGGTGCCCCTGACCATCGACTTCCTGCGCGGCATCCGCAAGGCCCTGGACGCCTAG
- a CDS encoding nucleoside-diphosphate sugar epimerase/dehydratase, which produces MLSAILSWPRSTKRLFVVSLDLCMSLVAMWLAFSLRLDTPHSPTGLQWLVYGLAPALALPIFIHAGLYRAIFRYTGIAALITTGQAVALYGALLFCILLIAQWEGVPRSVGVLQPIILLLMVGSSRALGWFWLAGKPRNTTHRLLIYGAGSAGAQTAAAMQNMRQYQLMGFLDDDPKKTGSTINGVHVSTPNKLPELIEQLNITDVLLALPSTTRQRRHQIIQNLGRSAVRVRTLPGLSDLASGRVSVTDFQELDVEDLLGREPVAAQHGLLGNGLTGQVVLVTGAGGSIGSELCRQIVNEGPAKLLLVDHSEYALYAVHHELQALRDQGAHTCELMPLLTSVVNPHRIADICRKHRPDSIYHAAAYKHVPMVEANAGEGVINNVFGTLNMVRIALEYGAQNFVLVSTDKAVRPTNIMGASKRVAEQVLQAIAASRVSPFEDVLPERAVPWSCPTRLSMVRFGNVLGSSGSVIPLFRRQITSGGPLTVTHPGVTRYFMTIPEAAQLVLQAGAMAEGGDLFLLDMGEPVRILDVARRMVALSGLTVRDAEHPQGDIAIEFTGLRPGEKLYEELLIGDNPLATAHPRIRRAREEFCQWSELRATLQPLQEAANANDEAALKRSLSLLVSGYLSHPVRSYSRL; this is translated from the coding sequence ATGTTGAGCGCAATCCTCTCGTGGCCGCGTTCCACCAAACGGCTTTTTGTGGTGAGCTTGGACCTGTGCATGAGCCTTGTTGCCATGTGGCTGGCTTTCAGTCTACGGCTCGATACACCACATTCGCCCACGGGACTGCAATGGTTGGTTTATGGCTTGGCGCCAGCATTGGCGCTGCCCATATTCATCCATGCTGGCTTGTATCGAGCCATTTTTCGTTATACCGGAATTGCGGCGCTTATCACCACAGGACAAGCCGTCGCGCTCTACGGAGCCCTACTTTTCTGCATTTTGCTTATAGCGCAATGGGAGGGCGTACCGCGCAGTGTAGGCGTACTACAACCAATAATTTTGCTCCTAATGGTGGGCTCCAGCCGTGCCTTGGGCTGGTTCTGGCTTGCTGGCAAGCCCCGCAATACGACTCATCGGTTGCTGATTTATGGGGCCGGCAGCGCAGGCGCGCAAACTGCAGCCGCCATGCAAAACATGCGGCAGTATCAGCTGATGGGCTTTTTGGACGATGACCCCAAAAAGACGGGCAGCACCATCAACGGCGTACACGTTAGCACTCCCAACAAGCTGCCTGAGCTGATTGAACAGCTCAACATCACTGACGTGCTACTCGCGCTTCCCAGCACCACACGCCAGCGAAGACATCAAATCATTCAGAACCTTGGTCGTTCAGCTGTGCGCGTCCGCACACTACCAGGTCTATCCGACCTAGCCAGTGGTCGCGTGAGCGTGACAGATTTCCAAGAGCTGGACGTTGAAGATCTGCTGGGGCGCGAGCCCGTCGCCGCCCAACATGGCCTGCTTGGGAACGGTCTTACAGGTCAGGTGGTGCTTGTCACGGGAGCAGGTGGCAGCATCGGGAGCGAATTGTGCCGTCAGATCGTTAACGAAGGTCCTGCGAAGCTGTTACTCGTAGACCATAGCGAGTATGCGCTGTATGCGGTCCACCACGAGCTGCAGGCGCTACGGGATCAGGGCGCTCACACCTGCGAACTGATGCCGCTGCTGACCAGCGTGGTCAACCCGCATCGCATTGCCGACATCTGCCGCAAACACCGGCCTGATTCAATCTACCACGCGGCTGCCTACAAGCACGTTCCCATGGTGGAGGCCAACGCAGGGGAAGGTGTGATCAACAATGTCTTTGGAACGCTCAACATGGTGCGAATAGCCCTTGAATACGGAGCGCAAAACTTTGTGCTTGTATCTACTGATAAGGCTGTGCGTCCCACCAACATAATGGGAGCCAGCAAGCGCGTGGCCGAGCAAGTGTTACAAGCAATTGCCGCCAGCAGAGTATCCCCGTTCGAGGATGTATTACCAGAACGAGCCGTCCCATGGTCCTGCCCCACACGCCTTTCCATGGTGCGCTTTGGAAATGTACTGGGCTCTAGTGGTAGCGTGATTCCCCTGTTCCGGCGTCAGATCACGTCAGGTGGCCCACTGACGGTCACCCATCCCGGAGTGACACGCTATTTCATGACCATTCCCGAGGCAGCACAGCTTGTGCTACAGGCGGGAGCCATGGCGGAAGGCGGTGATCTGTTCCTTCTGGATATGGGAGAACCCGTTCGTATCCTTGATGTGGCGCGACGCATGGTAGCTCTTTCAGGCTTGACAGTGCGCGATGCAGAGCACCCACAGGGCGATATAGCCATAGAGTTCACAGGACTGCGCCCTGGTGAAAAACTGTACGAAGAACTGCTGATTGGTGATAACCCCCTAGCTACGGCGCATCCGCGCATCCGGCGAGCCCGTGAGGAATTCTGCCAGTGGTCGGAGTTGCGAGCCACCTTGCAGCCGCTGCAAGAAGCCGCCAATGCGAATGACGAAGCAGCACTCAAGCGCTCGCTCTCTTTACTGGTGAGTGGCTATCTGTCGCATCCCGTACGATCATATAGTCGCTTGTGA